A section of the Paenibacillus yonginensis genome encodes:
- the mglC gene encoding galactose/methyl galactoside ABC transporter permease MglC, translating into MNTQKLRGSISQNAIYIVLVVLLIAITAYDPSFFAVSTLRDILIQSATRVIIALGVAFILITGGTDLSAGRMVGLTAVISASMLQVSDYGRRFFPDLPQLWVGIPILIALVVGLLFGLLNGFIVSKFKVPPFIATLGTMVAIYGVNSLYFDTKPNQSQPIGGLRKDFTDIGSGSIGSGEYSLPYIVLIAIFVAFIVWVVFNKTKLGKNMYAIGGNEQAARVSGINVAKNLLWIYGIAGALYGLAGVLEAARTGGATNNYGNMYELDAIAACVVGGVSTTGGIGTVPGVVTGVLIFTVINYGLTFIGVSPYWQLIIKGLIIVAAVAFDMRKYAAKK; encoded by the coding sequence ATGAATACACAGAAATTAAGAGGCTCAATCTCACAAAATGCGATATACATCGTGCTTGTTGTTTTGCTGATCGCAATCACTGCTTATGACCCGTCTTTTTTTGCGGTCAGCACCCTGCGTGATATTCTGATTCAGTCGGCAACCCGCGTAATCATCGCGCTCGGCGTTGCGTTTATCCTGATTACCGGCGGAACGGACTTGTCCGCAGGCCGTATGGTTGGTTTGACCGCTGTTATCTCGGCTTCCATGCTGCAGGTCAGCGACTATGGCCGCCGTTTCTTCCCGGACCTGCCGCAGCTGTGGGTCGGTATTCCGATCCTGATCGCTTTGGTTGTCGGTTTGCTATTTGGTTTGCTGAACGGATTTATCGTATCCAAATTCAAAGTGCCACCATTTATTGCGACTTTAGGCACCATGGTAGCGATCTATGGCGTCAACTCGCTCTATTTCGATACGAAGCCGAACCAGTCCCAGCCGATCGGCGGTCTGCGCAAAGACTTTACGGACATTGGCTCGGGCAGTATCGGCAGCGGCGAATATTCCCTTCCTTATATCGTGTTGATTGCGATTTTTGTAGCTTTTATCGTCTGGGTAGTCTTCAATAAAACCAAGCTGGGCAAAAACATGTACGCCATTGGCGGCAACGAACAAGCCGCCCGCGTATCGGGCATTAATGTCGCCAAAAACCTGCTGTGGATTTACGGGATTGCCGGGGCGCTGTACGGCCTGGCAGGTGTGCTGGAAGCTGCGAGAACCGGCGGAGCCACGAACAACTACGGCAACATGTATGAGCTTGACGCCATCGCAGCGTGCGTGGTCGGCGGCGTTTCTACTACAGGCGGGATCGGTACCGTGCCGGGCGTCGTAACAGGCGTGCTTATCTTTACCGTCATCAACTACGGTTTGACCTTTATCGGCGTCAGCCCGTATTGGCAGCTGATTATTAAAGGTTTGATCATCGTTGCTGCAGTTGCGTTTGATATGCGTAAATACGCGGCGAAGAAATAA
- a CDS encoding TetR/AcrR family transcriptional regulator, which translates to MAKSNSTSVNRQKDIVSAAIEVFAEMGYYRATTAKVAERASISQPYVFRFFSTKEELLLEALKVSFERINEAFARVIQSAPQTSLEQELIEAYQDIMDEHRSEILLQMQAQTMMEHSVAELMRESYAQIHDNVYRAFKAAGLEAPMEKTMLFLARGMLCNTAMAIQLPLLMKINE; encoded by the coding sequence ATGGCAAAAAGCAATTCAACCTCTGTGAACAGACAGAAAGATATCGTCTCGGCAGCAATCGAAGTGTTTGCCGAAATGGGCTATTACCGCGCCACAACGGCTAAGGTGGCTGAACGGGCCAGCATATCCCAGCCTTATGTATTCAGATTCTTCTCCACCAAAGAAGAGCTGCTGCTGGAAGCCTTGAAGGTATCCTTTGAACGGATTAACGAAGCCTTCGCCCGAGTGATCCAATCCGCGCCACAAACTTCGCTGGAACAAGAATTGATCGAAGCCTATCAAGACATTATGGATGAGCACCGCAGCGAAATTCTGCTGCAAATGCAGGCCCAGACGATGATGGAACATTCAGTTGCCGAGCTTATGCGCGAATCCTATGCTCAAATCCACGACAATGTCTACCGCGCCTTTAAGGCGGCCGGGCTTGAAGCGCCGATGGAAAAAACCATGCTGTTCCTGGCCAGAGGAATGTTGTGCAACACGGCTATGGCCATCCAGCTGCCTTTGCTCATGAAAATAAACGAATGA
- a CDS encoding PspA/IM30 family protein has translation MSIFKRLRDLTMSNINAMIDKAEDPVKMTDQYIRDMQADLEDAEKAVAAQIAIEKRFKALYEEQEELVNRRNEQAHTAAKAGNVDLARRALEEKKTAEEKAAEYKANYEQNKTAADNLRDKLAEMRKQLSELKNKRETLVARYNAAKAQQQINKSISGFDADSAASGMKRMEEKMLQMEAQAEASGELNAKSKSLDDEFKELGKDKAVEDELAALLKQYEK, from the coding sequence ATGTCCATTTTCAAAAGACTGCGTGATTTAACGATGTCTAATATTAACGCTATGATTGACAAAGCCGAAGACCCGGTCAAAATGACTGATCAATATATCCGGGATATGCAGGCCGACCTTGAGGATGCCGAGAAAGCGGTAGCGGCTCAGATTGCGATTGAGAAGAGATTCAAAGCGCTTTATGAAGAGCAGGAGGAACTGGTGAACCGCCGCAACGAGCAGGCGCATACAGCAGCTAAAGCCGGCAATGTAGACCTGGCCCGCCGGGCGCTCGAAGAGAAGAAGACGGCGGAAGAGAAGGCTGCTGAATATAAAGCCAATTACGAACAGAACAAAACAGCCGCCGACAATCTGCGCGACAAGCTAGCAGAAATGCGCAAACAGCTGTCCGAGCTGAAAAATAAACGCGAAACGCTGGTAGCCCGCTATAACGCTGCGAAAGCCCAGCAGCAAATCAACAAATCCATCTCCGGCTTTGATGCCGACAGCGCGGCATCCGGCATGAAGCGGATGGAAGAGAAAATGCTGCAAATGGAAGCTCAAGCCGAAGCTTCTGGCGAACTTAATGCCAAGTCCAAATCGCTGGATGATGAATTTAAAGAGCTCGGCAAAGACAAAGCCGTTGAAGATGAGCTTGCGGCGCTGCTGAAGCAATACGAGAAATAA
- a CDS encoding DUF4178 domain-containing protein yields the protein MNLVKRIGRLFAKEAPKLPEKSMLDLGPGDICEVEFVTYEVTGSVRNPGRNAVVLTLRDGNRIKYLHIEEREKLEYALYDVIDGRLDNPAEVPTELELDGKLFYLEEEFEGRVTVLGRAPFLQGGEQHVWQFQADDYSLLRIEWQDGRFMLYEGVKVISGDVQVIRSN from the coding sequence ATGAATTTAGTCAAACGTATAGGCCGTTTATTTGCCAAAGAAGCACCGAAGCTTCCTGAGAAAAGTATGCTTGATCTGGGCCCGGGAGATATTTGCGAAGTTGAATTTGTTACTTATGAAGTGACGGGCAGTGTTCGCAATCCTGGCAGGAATGCTGTGGTGCTTACGCTGCGGGACGGAAATCGCATTAAATATCTTCATATTGAAGAACGCGAGAAGCTGGAATATGCGCTTTATGATGTCATTGATGGGCGGCTGGACAATCCGGCCGAGGTGCCGACGGAGCTTGAGCTGGACGGCAAACTATTTTATCTGGAAGAAGAATTTGAGGGGCGGGTTACGGTTCTTGGCAGAGCTCCTTTCCTCCAAGGCGGAGAACAACATGTCTGGCAGTTCCAGGCCGACGATTATTCCCTTCTGCGCATAGAATGGCAGGATGGAAGATTTATGCTGTATGAAGGGGTAAAAGTCATCTCCGGAGATGTTCAAGTCATCCGCTCGAACTAG
- a CDS encoding NAD-dependent epimerase/dehydratase family protein — MKKAIVLGATGGTGSAITAELIRRNIETIAFGRSERKLKQLHLTLNASPLLSLAVGDAFDAESIIQAAQSADVIIHCVAVPYNEMIQSQLPLGETVLTAASALGKKLVIIDGIYPYGKAITPRVSETHPKQPHTRKGQTKLAFEQLVFSPRWQNLSRMIVRLPDYYGPTANKSSYLGMTMEAIAAGRPAMFVGSLKVPREYIYLPDAAYMIAELAACEEAYNEEWNLPGSGIITGHELVRLARQAAGMSKPVLPLNKLLLRMSGWFDPVVGEIVEMYYLTKTPVILDGSKYTSRIGPLKATPYQTGIPETIKAIQAAKQSARQAN; from the coding sequence ATGAAAAAAGCAATTGTATTAGGCGCCACAGGCGGAACCGGTAGCGCCATAACAGCAGAACTTATCCGCCGAAATATCGAAACCATCGCTTTTGGCCGCTCCGAACGAAAATTAAAGCAGCTTCATCTGACTTTGAACGCCTCTCCCCTCCTCTCCCTGGCTGTTGGAGATGCGTTTGACGCAGAATCCATCATTCAGGCGGCCCAATCCGCAGACGTGATCATCCATTGCGTCGCCGTTCCCTATAACGAAATGATACAAAGCCAGCTCCCTTTAGGCGAAACGGTGCTTACGGCAGCGTCAGCTCTGGGCAAAAAGCTGGTGATCATCGACGGCATTTACCCTTACGGAAAAGCCATTACGCCCCGTGTAAGCGAAACGCATCCCAAACAGCCTCATACCCGAAAAGGCCAAACTAAACTTGCCTTTGAGCAGCTGGTCTTCAGTCCTCGCTGGCAGAATCTTTCCCGGATGATCGTCAGACTGCCGGATTATTACGGCCCAACGGCCAATAAATCCTCCTACCTCGGCATGACGATGGAAGCTATTGCAGCGGGCCGTCCCGCCATGTTTGTCGGCAGTCTGAAGGTGCCCCGGGAATATATTTATCTGCCTGACGCCGCTTATATGATTGCCGAGCTGGCTGCCTGTGAGGAGGCTTACAATGAAGAATGGAACCTGCCCGGATCTGGCATTATTACCGGACATGAGCTTGTACGGCTTGCCCGTCAGGCTGCCGGAATGTCCAAACCTGTGCTGCCGCTGAATAAGCTGCTGCTCCGCATGAGCGGCTGGTTTGACCCTGTCGTCGGGGAAATCGTAGAGATGTATTATTTGACGAAGACGCCGGTGATTCTGGACGGCAGCAAATATACGTCCCGGATCGGGCCGCTTAAAGCTACTCCGTATCAGACGGGAATTCCGGAGACGATTAAGGCCATTCAAGCCGCCAAGCAATCGGCCAGACAAGCAAATTAA
- a CDS encoding DUF4247 domain-containing protein: MKNRHSLYLKIIVILSLVAGLLSGCGSPSVVKENYPLESVNQNGNSSSYVYRAAGETVPEVAADLAGQRTPDEMSPEDPDHMFLVYKDEYYHLQKDPGNPEDTLIEVDSESYVRQNYDSSFLQGYLTAQLIGSLFNGLGGYGGSYRGYTSRDIYAPKQTYHTPSTTEKKAAPPLTVEKKGSVIRRGSTTGGSTGGFFGGGGAGSGTGTGTGSRGSIERSPNGGTGSGSGSYTKPRTSIKKPSTRSGRGGISRRR, translated from the coding sequence ATGAAGAACAGACACAGTTTATACCTGAAAATCATTGTCATCCTTAGCCTTGTGGCCGGCCTGCTGAGCGGCTGCGGCAGTCCTTCAGTCGTCAAAGAGAATTATCCGCTGGAATCGGTTAACCAAAACGGGAATTCCAGCTCTTACGTTTATAGAGCTGCCGGAGAAACGGTGCCGGAAGTGGCTGCAGATCTGGCCGGCCAGCGGACACCGGATGAAATGTCTCCGGAAGACCCGGATCATATGTTCCTTGTCTACAAGGATGAATATTATCATCTTCAGAAGGACCCGGGTAACCCGGAAGACACGCTCATTGAAGTGGATTCGGAAAGTTATGTAAGACAGAACTACGATTCCAGCTTCCTTCAGGGGTATTTGACCGCTCAGCTGATTGGCAGCTTGTTTAACGGCTTGGGCGGGTATGGCGGTAGTTACCGCGGTTATACGAGCCGGGACATTTATGCGCCGAAACAAACTTACCATACCCCGTCAACCACTGAGAAAAAGGCGGCGCCGCCGCTGACGGTCGAGAAAAAAGGTTCGGTTATCCGCCGCGGCTCCACAACCGGAGGCAGTACGGGCGGTTTCTTCGGAGGGGGTGGAGCGGGCAGCGGAACGGGTACGGGAACGGGCAGCCGCGGCAGCATTGAACGCAGCCCAAATGGCGGCACCGGAAGCGGGTCTGGAAGTTATACCAAACCGCGTACCTCTATCAAAAAACCTTCCACCCGCTCGGGGAGGGGAGGCATATCCAGGCGGCGATAG